Proteins from one Ahaetulla prasina isolate Xishuangbanna chromosome 2, ASM2864084v1, whole genome shotgun sequence genomic window:
- the LOC131192780 gene encoding zinc finger protein OZF-like, which yields MECGKLLDPPSDTNSPSQNSQRTPEYSECGKSFPLWCLVLIPQKVHVGSGSSQSLESVKSFSGKEIRGLGSPPGPKPYKCEECDLPFGRMSHLLTHQKIHSGEKPYECLECGKFFREKTTLRNHERIHTGEKPYKCWECGKSFSQNSNLWVHEKIHAGRKSYKCFDCGKCFTLNVSLQNHLKTHRGEKNEKCLECGKCFTWKSSLVQHQRIHTGEKPYECPECEKRFMDFSELRRHQNRHKGEKPYECGVCEKSFVTRGEIKNHEKIHTGEKPFKCGECGKCFSLKHHLGNHQRLHTGEKPFRCEECGKYFRHRGSLSIHHKTHAGEKPHQCNECGRFYSTTSALGTHVKIHTGEKNFKCLECGKAFIQSFSLIRHSRIHTGEKPYKCLECNQCFSQKGTLLKHQRIHIRG from the coding sequence ATGGAGTGTGGGAAACTCCTGGATCCCCCGTCAGACACAAACAGCCCTTCACAAAACAGTCAAAGAACCCCTGAATACTCAGAATGCGGGaaatcctttcctctctggtgccTGGTTTTGATCCCCCAGAAGGTCCATGTGGGAAGCGGATCCAGTCAAAGTTTGGAGAGTGTGAAATCCTTCTCTGGGAAAGAAATCAGAGGTCTCGGAAGCCCCCCAGGACCAAAACCTTATAAATGTGAGGAATGTGACTTACCCTTTGGTCGAATGTCACATCTTCTTACACATCAAAAAATCCACTCTGGAGAGAAGCCTTATGAATGTCTGGAATGTGGGAAATTTTTCCGTGAAAAAACCACTCTCAGAAACCACGAGagaattcacacaggggagaaaccttacAAGTGTTGGGAATGTGGGAAGAGTTTTTCTCAGAACTCAAATCTTTGGGTCCATGAGAAGATTCATGCGGGAAGAAAATCTTACAAATGTTTTGATTGTGGAAAGTGTTTCACCCTGAATGTATCTCTTCAGAATCATTTGAAAACACACCGAGGGGAGAAAAATGAAAAGTGCCTcgaatgtgggaaatgttttacCTGGAAGTCAAGCCTGGTGCAACATCAGAGAattcacacgggagagaaaccctatgaatgcccagaatgtgagaaACGATTTATGGATTTTTCTGAGCTTCGGAGACACCAGAATAGGCACAAAGGAGAAAAACCCTACGAATGTGGGGTATGTGAGAAAAGTTTTGTTACACGAGGAGAGATTAAGAACCATGAGaaaatccacacaggggagaagccattcaaatgtggggagtgtgggaaatgtttttcCCTAAAACACCACCTTGGAAACCATCAGaggctccacacaggagagaagccattcaGATGCGAAGAATGTGGAAAATATTTTAGACACAGGGGAAGCCTTTCGATACATCATAAAACCCACGCAGGGGAGAAGCCACATCAATGCAACGAATGTGGAAGATTTTATAGTACCACATCAGCCCTTGGAACCCATGTGAaaattcacacaggagaaaaaaacTTCAAATGTTTAGAATGTGGCAAAGCATTTATTCAGTCGTTTTCCCTTATACGTCATAGCCGAATCCATACAGGAGAGAAGCCCTATAAATGCTTAGAGTGTAATCAATGTTTTTCTCAGAAAGGTACTCTTTTAAAGCATCAGCGAATCCACATCAGAGGATAA
- the LOC131192798 gene encoding gastrula zinc finger protein XlCGF7.1-like: MEPGKLLDPLSETSSTPKKHGSPHECSECGKPFALQSLLLTHRKVHMGSGSSQGLKSERFFSEKDTKGLRSPPRLKPYKCDECDLCFAQKSHLLKHQKIHTRQKLYQCLECGNFFHKKVTLQKHEMIHTGEKPYKCWECGKSFSQKSGLWIHEKIHAGIRSYKCFECGYSFTRSSSLQNHWKTHTGEKNEKCLECGRCFSQKSSLVRHQKLHTGDKPHECPECEICFRYYSELQRHQMRHKGEKPYQCGVCGKRFVARREREGIIRESTQGRSHSSVGNVGNAFPKNITLEGIGGFTGERSHTAA, from the coding sequence ATGGAGCCTGGGAAACTCTTGGATCCCCTGTCAGAAACAAGCAGCACTCCAAAAAAGCATGGCAGTCCCCATGAATGCTCAGAGTGTGGGAAACCCTTTGCTCTCCAGTCCCTCCTTTTGACCCACAGGAAGGTCCATATGGGAAGTGGATCCAGTCAAGGTTTGAAGAGTGAAAGGTTCTTCTCTGAAAAAGACACTAAAGGTCTCAGAAGCCCCCCCAGACTAAAACCCTATAAATGTGATGAATGTGACTTATGCTTTGCTCAAAAGTCACACCTTCTTAAACATCAGAAAATCCACACTAGACAGAAACTTTATCAGTGTCTGGAATGTGGgaattttttccataaaaaagtcaCTCTCCAAAAGCACGAGatgattcacacaggggagaaaccttacAAGTGCTgggaatgtgggaagagctttTCGCAGAAATCAGGTCTTTGGATCCATGAGAAGATTCATGCAGGAATAAGGTCTTACAAATGCTTTGAGTGTGGATATTCTTTCACCCGGAGTTCATCTCTTCAGAATCATTGGAAAacacacacaggggagaaaaACGAAAAGTGCCTCGAATGTGGGAGATGTTTTTCCCAGAAATCATCCCTGGTGCGACATCAGAAACTACACACTGGAGATAAACCCCatgaatgcccagaatgtgagaTCTGTTTTAGGTATTATTCTGAACTTCAGAGACACCAGATGAGGCACAAAGGGGAGAAACCCTATCAATGTGGGGTGTGTGGGAAAAGGTTTGTTGcacgaagagagagagaggggatcatcagagaatccacacaggggagaagccattccAGTGTGGGGAATGTGGGAAACGCTTTTCCCAAAAACATCACCTTGGAAGGCATCGGAGGGTTCACAGGGGAGAGAAGCCATACAGCTGCGTAG